In Strix aluco isolate bStrAlu1 chromosome 22, bStrAlu1.hap1, whole genome shotgun sequence, a genomic segment contains:
- the TMEM51 gene encoding transmembrane protein 51, producing MAQSRANGSHYALTAIGLGMLVLGIIMAVWNLVPGFGPADKPTTHAGNSSKPDRGTGGILKSKTFSVAYVLVGAGVLLLLLSICLNIRDKKRQSEDIARVQHQPSAEPSHQEDSQEEDEDVSSQYYVPSYEEVMNTGYSEPRDLDRSNRVSVSLPSYESLTGLDESSQPSGAAGAEPGTERQPSRHSSRLSKRLKPLKVRRIKSEKLHLKDIRLNLAEGNSTAPITIEPLTPPPKYEEIQEKAPERQQIT from the exons ATGGCCCAGTCTCGAGCCAACGGCTCGCACTACGCCCTGACGGCAATAGGGCTGGGGATGCTCGTCCTCGGCATCATCATGGCAGTCTGGAACCTCGTCCCCGGCTTCGGCCCCGCCGACAAACCCACCACCCACGCTGGGAACAGCAGCAAGCCCGACCGCGGCACCGGAGGCATTTTGAAGAGCAAGACCTTCTCGGTGGCGTATGTGTTGGTGGGAGCGGgcgtgctgctgctgctgctctccatctGCTTGAATATCCGGGACAAGAAGAGGCAAAGCGAAGATATCGCTCGCGTGCAGCACCAACCGTCTGCAGAGCCCTCGCACCAGGAGGACAG TCAAGAAGAGGACGAAGATGTATCTTCCCAGTACTACGTCCCCAGCTACGAGGAGGTGATGAACACAGGCTACTCAGAGCCCAGAGACTTGGACAGGAGCAACAGGGTCAGCGTCTCCCTGCCCTCCTACGAATCGCTGACGGGACTCGACGAGAGCAGCCAGCCGTCGGGAGCTGCCGGCGCAGAGCCCGGCACGGAGCGGCAGCCCAGCCGGCACAGCTCGCGCCTCAGCAAGCGCCTGAAGCCGCTCAAGGTCCGGAGGATCAAGTCGGAGAAGCTGCACCTGAAGGACATCAGGCTGAACCTCGCGGAGGGGAACAGCACCGCCCCTATCACGATAGAGCCGCTGACCCCTCCGCCCAAGTACGAGGAGATCCAGGAGAAAGCGCCAGAGAGGCAgcaaataacttaa